A portion of the Salminus brasiliensis chromosome 9, fSalBra1.hap2, whole genome shotgun sequence genome contains these proteins:
- the irs4b gene encoding insulin receptor substrate 2-B has product MANFASYQESKDDMLMLEPQQRVIGTKPAANGDTSVGEPPSSSLLSSGGARFHQHLPPPSYHQAPPQPRGQQEQQQQQQHQQHHFQPQPHADGENHQESPRSSSCVNPVHEGTATTSRHTQATSAASALAVNASAAAATDGVDDIRKCGYLRKQKHGHKRFFVLRSSSHLGPSRLEYYDSEKKFRSSLRSAAAAAAAAAAAAAATTSTSSAGAAATASPPKRVIYLYQCFTVNKRADSKSKHLIALYTKDEYFAIVAENEQEQEDWYLALSELMSEGKKGHMDADELDDCYGTVTPGTVFKEVWQVNVKPKGLGQTKNLTGVYRLCLSSKTIHLVKLNSETPCVNLQLMNIRRCGHSESFFFIEVGRSSSIGPGELWMQVDDSVVAQNMHETILETMKALKAFAEFRPRSKSQSSGSNPMAFITTRRHLGNLPPSQTGLQRRSRTESVVGTPPSSKSSGASGYRFRTSSEGEGTMNRPFRSVTGSLMHLNTARANLSRQESSSCGGASNRYVRALPGATYHARSASLPVSHFPSTTSPVSVSSSSGHGSVTDTITRPSSASICGSPSDGGFNSSDEYGSSPGDFRYFRVRSNTPDSLGNTPPIREEHCLSDYMAMGWNRDMFGGNAGETSRDESADEDSRTGSYRRRTASFTRQVGGGGVGGVAVYQKTTQTNFSLDEAVAEGSSLGSSGQPASTSSSLRSDYSSSSEHSQDRPPALRAADSFKDDGYMPMMAGVVPSPRDTDYMPMQPSAFLSASSQIQSADSQHIDSQGYMMMLPSGSGSADSSAPASPHISSRCVSRQGAVNERPENGEYMDMSKSRSTIAGRKLSNDNYYTLTTPEAPKSYSPYFSLPRSYKAPTRDRSEHDEYVPMSSPAKPAYNPPAATSEHSGRCSSSDAAQHNGCSDVHAMDRRVTRPNRLPLSRRSFHGSFRASKEADGPSSPGEYINIEFGDQATNAACSHTTEDSPSAHGTSREHRCSPLPQDYMSVEVDGLPPKSQSPRPSLVAPWNPPTYIRPSTSLSSHSSGVTVGRPDDYTEMSFGQRQESRGPTVMMQHLRVVEQHYSSSSPPSEPKVIRADPQGRRRHSSETFVTSSEVTGGSGPNSSAPVPSGAPQAGAGKWQSSPSFDSVWMCVDSVPTGDAGEMPGFSTDRAEASASSTRADRTLSVEHQNGLNYIALDLREDPRAGGALDAPPSSPSAVPLLENGAYASIDFTKSEGITAASKD; this is encoded by the exons ATGGCAAATTTTGCAAGTTACCAGGAAAGCAAAGACGACATGTTGATGCTGGAGCCGCAGCAGAGGGTTATTGGGACTAAACCGGCGGCGAACGGCGACACCTCTGTTGGGGAAcccccttcttcttccctgCTTAGTAGCGGCGGCGCTCGCTTCCATCAGCACTTACCGCCTCCTTCTTACCACCAGGCTCCACCACAGCCGAGGGGACaacaggagcagcagcagcaacaacaacatcaacagCACCACTTCCAGCCGCAGCCACATGCGGATGGCGAGAACCACCAGGAATCACCGAGGTCCTCGTCTTGTGTAAACCCGGTACATGAGGGCACCGCTACTACTTCAAGGCACACACAGGCTACCTCAGCTGCCTCTGCTCTCGCTGTGAACGCCAGCGCCGCTGCTGCTACGGACGGGGTGGATGACATTAGAAAGTGCGGCTACCTGAGGAAACAGAAACACGGCCATAAGAGGTTTTTTGTCTTGCGCTCGTCGAGCCATTTAGGGCCAAGCCGACTGGAGTACTATGACAGCGAGAAGAAATTTCGTAGTAGCCTccgctctgctgctgctgctgccgctgccgctgccgctgctgctgccgccaccacctccacctcctcagcCGGGGCTGCAGCCACTGCCTCCCCTCCCAAAAGGGTAATCTATCTctaccagtgttttactgtaaaCAAAAGGGCAGATTCAAAGAGCAAACACCTCATAGCTCTGTACACTAAGGATGAGTACTTTGCTATCGTGGCAGAGAACGAGCAAGAGCAGGAGGACTGGTACTTAGCTCTGAGTGAGCTGATGAGCGAAGGCAAAAAAGGCCACATGGATGCTGATGAGCTGGATGACTGCTATGGCACGGTGACCCCCGGCACTGTCTTCAAGGAAGTGTGGCAGGTAAATGTGAAACCCAAAGGCCTGGGCCAGACTAAAAATCTCACTGGTGTGTACAGGCTGTGCCTCTCTTCAAAGACCATCCACTTGGTGAAACTGAACTCAGAGACCCCATGTGTGAACCTGCAGCTGATGAACATCAGGCGCTGCGGTCACTCTGAGAGCTTCTTCTTCATAGAGGTAGGCCGTTCTTCCTCCATCGGCCCCGGGGAGCTGTGGATGCAGGTGGACGACTCGGTGGTGGCTCAGAACATGCACGAGACCATTTTAGAGACCATGAAAGCGCTGAAGGCCTTTGCTGAATTCAGGCCACGAAGTAAAAGTCAGTCGTCAGGCTCCAACCCTATGGCTTTCATCACCACACGCCGCCACCTGGGCAACCTCCCTCCCAGCCAGACCGGACTCCAGCGGCGTTCACGGACGGAGTCGGTGGTGGGTACCCCACCCAGCAGCAAGAGCAGTGGAGCGAGTGGGTACCGGTTTCGCACCTCCAGCGAGGGCGAGGGCACCATGAACCGCCCCTTCCGGTCTGTCACTGGCAGCCTGATGCACCTCAATACTGCCCGTGCCAACCTGAGCAGACAGGAAAGCAGCAGCTGTGGCGGTGCCAGTAACCGATATGTACGAGCTTTGCCAGGTGCCACCTACCACGCACGGTCTGCCTCTCTTCCCGTCTCCCACTTCCCTTCCACCACCAGTCCAGTCAGTGTGTCCAGCAGCAGCGGACATGGCTCCGTCACTGACACCATCACGCGCCCCTCCAGCGCTTCCATCTGCGGCTCCCCCAGTGACGGGGGCTTCAACTCCTCTGATGAGTATGGCTCCAGCCCCGGAGACTTCCGCTACTTTAGAGTACGCAGCAACACACCTGACTCGCTGGGTAACACGCCACCCATCCGTGAGGAGCACTGTCTCAGTGACTACATGGCCATGGGCTGGAACCGAGACATGTTTGGCGGGAACGCCGGGGAGACCTCTCGGGATGAGAGTGCAGATGAAGATTCACGAACAGGATCTTATAGGAGACGGACGGCCTCTTTCACCAGACAAGTTGGGGGAGGCGGCGTGGGTGGAGTTGCTGTTTACCAGAAAACGACTCAGACCAACTTCTCGCTGGACGAGGCTGTGGCTGAGGGAAGCTCTCTGGGCAGCAGTGGTCAGCcagcctccacctcctcctcgcTCCGCTCAGACTACAGCTCCAGCTCTGAACATAGCCAGGACCGACCCCCTGCTTTGCGGGCTGCTGACTCCTTCAAAGATGATGGATACATGCCTATGATGGCTGGCGTGGTGCCTTCCCCACGTGACACAGACTACATGCCTATGCAACCTAGTGCTTTTCTCTCTGCCTCCTCACAGATCCAGAGCGCTGATTCTCAGCACATTGATTCGCAAGGCTACATGATGATGCTCCCAAGTGGGAGTGGGAGCGCAGACTCCTCTGCCCCAGCCAGCCctcacatcagcagcagatgtgTCAGTCGGCAAGGTGCTGTGAATGAGCGTCCTGAGAATGGAGAATACATGGACATGTCCAAAAGCAGGTCTACGATTGCCGGACGAAAACTGTCTAATGATAATTACTACACGCTGACCACTCCTGAGGCGCCCAAATCCTATAGCCCCTACTTCTCCCTCCCACGCTCATACAAAGCTCCGACAAGAGATCGGAGTGAACACGACGAATACGTTCCCATGAGCTCACCAGCCAAACCTGCCTACAACCCTCCTGCTGCCACATCTGAACACAGTGGCAGGTGTTCCTCTAGTGATGCGGCCCAGCACAATGGCTGCAGCGATGTCCATGCCATGGACCGGCGGGTAACACGCCCTAACCGCCTCCCCCTCAGTCGGCGCAGCTTTCATGGCTCGTTCAGGGCAAGCAAAGAAGCAGACGGCCCCTCCAGTCCTGGAGAGTACATTAACATCGAGTTTGGGGACCAGGCCACAAATGCTGCCTGTTCTCACACTACAGAGGATTCTCCCTCTGCCCATGGCACCAGCCGGGAGCACAGGTGCTCACCCCTCCCCCAGGACTATATGAGCGTGGAGGTGGACGGGCTGCCACCCAAAAGCCAGTCTCCGCGACCTTCTCTGGTGGCCCCCTGGAACCCCCCAACATATATTCGTCCCTCGACTTCCTTATCTTCTCACAGCAGTGGGGTCACTGTGGGTCGGCCAGATGACTACACGGAGATGAGCTTTGGTCAACGGCAGGAATCCAGAGGCCCCACAGTAATGATGCAGCACCTGCGTGTTGTGGAGCAGCATTACTCAAGTTCCAGTCCCCCATCTGAGCCAAAGGTGATTCGTGCAGACCCCCAGGGCAGGCGGAGACACAGCTCTGAAACGTTTGTCACATCTTCAGAGGTGACCGGTGGAAGTGGCCCAAATAGCAGTGCCCCAGTGCCTAGTGGTGCCCCTCAGGCAGGGGCCGGTAAGTGGCAGAGCTCGCCGTCCTTTGACAgcgtgtggatgtgtgtggacAGCGTGCCAACAGGTGATGCGGGGGAAATGCCTGGCTTCTCCACAGACCGAGCTGAAGCAAGTGCCTCCTCCACGAGGGCAGACAGGACTCTATCTGTGGAACACCAGAACGGCCTCAACTACATTGCGCTGGACCTGAGAGAGGACCCCCGGGCTGGGGGTGCCCTTGATGCCCCTCCCTCGTCGCCCTCTGCTGTGCCCCTCCTGGAAAATGGGGCCTATGCCAGCATAGACTTCACTAAATCTGAAGGAATCACTGCGGCTTCTAAAG aCTAA